In Priestia megaterium NBRC 15308 = ATCC 14581, the following proteins share a genomic window:
- a CDS encoding DeoR family transcriptional regulator: MKPSTNRMLTRIKSVYMFICKNGTVTTQELVDEFGITPRTIQRDLNVLAYNDLVRSPSRGTWTTTQKKVKMSS; the protein is encoded by the coding sequence TTGAAACCTTCAACTAATCGAATGCTAACTCGTATCAAATCGGTCTATATGTTCATTTGTAAAAATGGAACAGTTACAACGCAAGAGCTTGTAGACGAATTTGGTATTACACCAAGAACCATTCAGCGTGACTTGAATGTGTTAGCATATAATGATTTAGTTCGCAGCCCAAGTCGCGGTACATGGACGACTACGCAAAAGAAGGTCAAGATGTCATCCTAG
- a CDS encoding YtzH-like family protein, whose amino-acid sequence MPLNAEHQMNILKDILSNHQSDCCGTVAECEQVERLIQSMLAKGYASTDVQATLQNVYKYTQDAKSAAHLDEHIQTNQQNLSQWVQELSTLS is encoded by the coding sequence ATGCCTTTAAATGCCGAACACCAAATGAATATATTAAAAGATATTTTATCTAATCATCAAAGTGATTGCTGCGGAACGGTTGCGGAATGTGAACAGGTTGAACGTTTAATTCAATCAATGTTAGCAAAAGGATACGCTAGCACAGACGTACAAGCAACACTACAAAACGTGTATAAATACACGCAAGATGCAAAAAGTGCTGCTCATTTAGACGAACATATTCAAACCAATCAACAAAATTTATCACAATGGGTCCAAGAACTATCTACCTTGTCATAA
- the cysK gene encoding cysteine synthase A — protein MKVVNSMADLIGETPLVKLNRLQPADGASVYLKLEFFNPSRSVKDRAAFNMIVEAEKAGLLNENSTIIEPTSGNTGIGLAMNAAARGYRSILVMPDTMTQERINLLKAYGAEVVLTPGDEKMPGAIRKAEELTKEIPNAFMPMQFENNANPDAHRKTTAKEIIEAMNELGKDLSAFVATAGTGGTITGTGEVLRENYPNMTVHVVEPAGSPVLSGGRPGKHKLVGTSPGFIPDTLNVDVYDEILKIKDEQAYDITRRLASEEGILVGPSSGAACYAAIEVAKKLSPDQVVVCIACDTGERYLSSDLFSFE, from the coding sequence ATGAAAGTTGTTAATAGTATGGCTGATTTGATTGGCGAGACACCTCTTGTTAAGTTGAATCGTCTTCAACCTGCAGATGGAGCATCCGTTTACTTAAAACTAGAGTTTTTTAATCCAAGCCGTAGTGTGAAAGACCGTGCTGCTTTTAATATGATCGTGGAAGCTGAAAAAGCAGGCTTGCTCAATGAAAATTCTACTATTATTGAACCAACGAGCGGAAATACAGGTATTGGCTTAGCAATGAATGCAGCGGCAAGAGGTTATCGTTCTATTTTAGTTATGCCAGATACCATGACTCAAGAACGAATTAACTTGTTAAAAGCATATGGTGCTGAAGTTGTTCTAACACCGGGCGATGAGAAAATGCCAGGAGCAATTCGCAAGGCAGAAGAGCTTACAAAAGAAATTCCAAATGCATTTATGCCCATGCAGTTTGAAAATAATGCAAACCCTGACGCTCATCGAAAAACGACTGCTAAAGAAATTATCGAGGCAATGAACGAGTTAGGCAAAGACCTATCTGCTTTTGTTGCTACTGCTGGAACAGGCGGAACGATTACAGGAACTGGTGAAGTACTAAGAGAAAACTATCCAAATATGACCGTTCATGTTGTGGAACCAGCCGGGTCTCCTGTATTATCTGGAGGAAGACCTGGGAAGCACAAGCTTGTAGGAACAAGCCCTGGATTTATTCCTGATACGCTTAATGTAGATGTTTACGACGAAATTTTAAAAATTAAAGATGAACAAGCCTACGATATTACGCGACGCTTGGCTTCTGAAGAAGGAATTTTAGTCGGTCCTTCATCTGGCGCTGCGTGCTATGCTGCTATCGAGGTAGCCAAAAAATTATCTCCTGATCAAGTGGTCGTATGTATTGCTTGCGATACAGGTGAACGTTATTTATCAAGTGACCTGTTCTCATTTGAATAA
- the pepV gene encoding dipeptidase PepV — protein MTAINWKEEVQKREAEILADTQRFLQIKSVLTSTEKQEEPFGPGIAQALDFLLNKGKNDGFSVKNVDGYAGHIEAGEGKDLLGILCHVDVVPEGDGWSVDPYGGEIKDGKIFARGAIDDKGPTMAAYYAMKIVKDLGLPLSKRVRMIIGTDEESDWRCVDHYFNHEEMPTMGFAPDADFPIIFAEKGITDVEIRQQPIEGTKGSVQLTSFVSGRRYNMVPDLATAVLEFHSETDIKNKYDQFLKDQSLKGSITEKSGVYTLTLEGVSAHGSVPDKGKNAGLMLLRFLHTLELDEQANQFVGYANAYLVQDALGEKMGLNRKDEVTGDLTINVGIMSYNQEEAGHFGLNIRYPVSAHIDDIIDTIKEKSESYQMTIKHFTDSKPHHVDQKHELIQTLQKVYQEQTNEEPTLISIGGGTYARALEAGVAFGPLFPGREEVAHEKDEYMVIEDLLRATAIYAQAIYELAK, from the coding sequence ATGACGGCAATTAATTGGAAAGAGGAAGTTCAAAAAAGAGAAGCTGAAATTCTAGCTGATACGCAGCGTTTTTTACAAATTAAAAGTGTTTTGACAAGCACAGAAAAACAAGAAGAGCCATTTGGACCTGGAATTGCTCAAGCGCTTGACTTTCTTTTAAATAAAGGAAAAAATGACGGGTTTTCTGTCAAGAACGTAGACGGATATGCAGGTCATATTGAAGCAGGAGAAGGGAAAGACCTTCTTGGCATTCTTTGTCACGTAGACGTTGTTCCTGAAGGAGACGGGTGGTCGGTTGATCCATACGGCGGTGAAATAAAAGACGGGAAAATTTTTGCTAGAGGAGCAATCGATGACAAAGGCCCGACGATGGCTGCTTATTATGCAATGAAAATTGTGAAAGATTTAGGGCTTCCTCTATCTAAACGGGTTCGAATGATCATTGGAACGGATGAAGAAAGTGACTGGAGATGTGTGGACCACTACTTCAATCATGAAGAGATGCCAACTATGGGGTTTGCGCCCGATGCCGATTTTCCTATCATTTTTGCTGAAAAAGGCATTACAGACGTAGAAATTCGCCAGCAGCCAATTGAAGGAACAAAGGGAAGCGTTCAGCTTACATCATTTGTCTCTGGGCGACGCTACAATATGGTTCCTGATCTTGCAACAGCTGTTCTTGAATTCCATAGTGAAACGGATATTAAAAATAAATATGATCAATTTTTAAAGGATCAGTCTTTAAAAGGTTCAATAACAGAAAAGAGCGGTGTATACACACTTACTTTAGAAGGCGTTTCAGCACATGGCAGTGTGCCTGATAAAGGGAAAAATGCTGGACTTATGCTTCTTCGCTTTTTACACACATTAGAACTTGATGAACAAGCTAATCAGTTTGTAGGTTATGCAAATGCGTATTTAGTCCAAGATGCACTAGGAGAAAAAATGGGCTTAAATCGCAAAGATGAGGTCACGGGTGATTTAACGATAAATGTTGGAATCATGTCTTACAATCAAGAAGAAGCGGGGCACTTTGGTTTAAACATTCGCTATCCTGTATCAGCTCATATTGACGACATTATTGATACGATTAAAGAAAAAAGTGAATCTTATCAAATGACCATCAAACATTTTACAGATTCTAAGCCACATCATGTCGATCAAAAACATGAGCTTATTCAAACGCTTCAAAAGGTTTACCAAGAACAAACAAATGAAGAACCTACACTTATTTCAATTGGAGGAGGAACGTATGCCAGAGCATTGGAAGCGGGTGTGGCATTTGGACCTCTTTTCCCAGGCCGTGAAGAAGTAGCGCACGAAAAAGACGAGTACATGGTAATTGAAGATTTACTTCGTGCAACAGCTATTTATGCACAGGCTATTTACGAATTAGCTAAATAA
- a CDS encoding putative polysaccharide biosynthesis protein has protein sequence MSDSKLLRGTFVLTLGTYVSRILGMIYLFPFAILVGTVGGALFGYGYNQYAIYLSIATAGMPMAVSKFVSKYNALGDYYTSRRMYRAGMKLMLVTGILAFLLLYSLAPVMSRITLGGSDLNNSLEDVVMVMRMVSVALIVVPMMSLMRGFFQGHQSMGPTAVSQVVEQLVRVVFLLASTYIVIKVVHGSLALAVGFATMGAFVGALAGLAVLIWYWKKRKPYLDKMVNEQTVTPTRISTVSIFKELLTYSLPYVFVSLAIPLYQYVDQFTFNRAMVAAGQKEIAESMNGIVQSYVPKLVMIPVSLATAFGLTLVPTITRSFVNKDYNVLQKQIDQTYQTIMFLVLPASVGLMALAGPAYTFFFGTDASDAGGNVLLYYAPVALLFSFFTVNGAILQGINKQKYAVLSLLFGLIVKIVVNVPFILMFHEIGSVLATALGYIVSLVYMFVLIQKHAKYNYSEFIKRSVLILIFVAIMGISVKIVAAVIGLFTTPGRFSATVITIIGAAVGGLIYFIITYRSSLLEKVMGARVTGAIERKILRRNKQRSA, from the coding sequence ATGTCTGATTCAAAATTGTTAAGAGGGACCTTTGTGCTAACGCTTGGCACTTATGTATCCCGAATCTTGGGAATGATTTATTTATTTCCATTTGCGATCCTTGTTGGAACCGTAGGGGGAGCACTGTTTGGTTACGGATATAACCAATATGCTATTTATTTAAGTATTGCTACAGCCGGTATGCCAATGGCCGTATCGAAATTTGTATCAAAATATAATGCACTCGGTGATTACTATACGAGTAGAAGAATGTATCGGGCCGGCATGAAATTAATGCTTGTCACAGGAATACTTGCATTTTTACTTTTATATTCGTTAGCTCCTGTTATGTCTAGAATTACACTGGGAGGTTCTGATTTAAATAACTCCTTAGAAGATGTAGTAATGGTTATGCGAATGGTTAGTGTTGCGTTAATTGTAGTACCGATGATGAGTTTAATGCGAGGATTTTTCCAAGGTCACCAGTCTATGGGACCAACAGCTGTTTCACAAGTAGTTGAACAGCTTGTGCGGGTTGTCTTTTTATTGGCATCTACCTATATCGTCATCAAAGTTGTCCATGGAAGTCTTGCATTAGCCGTTGGATTTGCTACGATGGGGGCTTTTGTAGGAGCTCTTGCTGGACTGGCTGTATTAATTTGGTACTGGAAAAAACGAAAGCCTTATCTTGATAAAATGGTGAACGAGCAGACGGTAACGCCTACGCGTATTTCTACCGTATCCATTTTTAAAGAGCTGCTTACGTATTCATTGCCATATGTCTTTGTCAGCTTGGCTATTCCGCTTTATCAATATGTGGACCAATTCACATTTAACCGTGCAATGGTAGCGGCTGGACAAAAAGAAATAGCAGAGTCAATGAACGGAATTGTTCAGTCTTATGTTCCAAAGCTTGTGATGATTCCCGTTTCATTAGCTACTGCGTTCGGTTTGACTCTTGTACCAACGATTACACGTTCCTTTGTGAATAAAGATTATAACGTACTGCAAAAGCAAATTGACCAAACATATCAAACGATTATGTTTCTTGTGCTGCCAGCATCTGTAGGATTAATGGCTTTAGCTGGCCCAGCCTATACGTTTTTCTTTGGAACAGATGCATCGGATGCGGGTGGAAATGTCTTGCTTTACTATGCACCGGTAGCTTTATTGTTCTCATTTTTTACGGTGAATGGAGCTATTTTACAAGGAATCAACAAACAAAAATATGCTGTTTTAAGTCTATTATTTGGATTGATTGTGAAAATTGTCGTGAACGTTCCATTTATTCTTATGTTCCACGAGATTGGTTCAGTTTTAGCGACTGCACTAGGCTATATCGTATCTCTTGTTTATATGTTTGTGCTTATTCAAAAACACGCAAAATATAACTACAGTGAGTTTATAAAACGCTCTGTGCTTATTCTCATTTTTGTTGCGATTATGGGAATCAGCGTAAAAATTGTCGCAGCAGTGATTGGTCTGTTTACAACGCCAGGACGATTCTCTGCCACTGTTATTACAATTATAGGAGCAGCAGTAGGCGGCCTTATTTACTTTATTATTACCTATCGTTCAAGCCTGCTTGAAAAAGTAATGGGAGCGAGGGTAACTGGTGCAATTGAAAGAAAGATACTGCGCCGAAATAAACAGCGCAGTGCCTAA
- the pulA gene encoding type I pullulanase → MTGDNKFQAYLDQIDRITLLVPTSYHEGQIDFFVIKSTQMHETISIENVHELEGFIKYEGKVEGSIEIGQSYVICDNYGEKVPLQVGAVIRTKEFDERFYYNQNDLGAAFYSDHIMIKIWAPTASAVILKLIHANSGKEELYVMARQRKGVWEKKLPLDKEGYYYRFLIDVNGRTNEAVDPYAVAATANSEYGVLINLHTVYVHPHEKPPFLQPTDAVIYEMHVRDFSIHPSSGIEKKGTYLAVTESSGQPGKTTGLHYLKELGVTHLEFLPINDFGGVDELNPHASYNWGYNPLLFNVPEGGYSADPSNPATRIAEVKQLISTLHQQGFRVIIDVVYNHVFVREESPFEKIVPGYYFRHDEFGMPSNGTGVGNDFASERKMAQKFIIDSVLFWIKEYDVDGLRFDLMGILDIETMNIIREKINEIDSTILVFGEGWDLNTPIPYNQKAIMANARQTPQIGYFNDRFRDSVKGSTFDVYEKGFISGSIHQKETVQSVIAGSILDKEDSRALFINPAQSVNYVESHDNHTLWDKLTNSNGEEHEDTRRSRHRLATAIVLLSQGIPFLHSGQEFYRTKQGVENSYNSPDDINALDWNRRIKFSPDVNWVQELIRIRKQHGAFRLGDASAIRQHISFLNTPQSVIGYCLSNVLAYGPWKNIIVFFNQGLMEEKVVLPEGPWKIALDHCKVYKNGYPTIEDNAINVSKLSVLILFQT, encoded by the coding sequence ATGACTGGTGATAATAAGTTTCAAGCTTATTTAGATCAAATAGATCGTATTACTCTTTTAGTTCCAACTTCTTATCATGAAGGTCAAATTGATTTTTTTGTGATTAAAAGTACACAAATGCATGAGACCATCTCTATTGAAAACGTACATGAATTAGAAGGATTTATCAAATATGAAGGCAAGGTCGAAGGTAGCATAGAAATTGGACAGTCGTACGTTATCTGTGATAATTACGGAGAGAAAGTTCCGCTGCAGGTAGGGGCTGTTATACGAACCAAAGAGTTTGATGAGAGATTTTATTATAATCAAAATGATTTGGGTGCAGCCTTTTATTCAGATCATATTATGATAAAAATTTGGGCCCCGACTGCATCAGCAGTGATTTTAAAATTAATACATGCAAACAGCGGCAAAGAAGAACTGTACGTCATGGCTCGTCAAAGAAAAGGCGTATGGGAAAAGAAACTTCCCTTAGATAAAGAAGGGTATTATTATCGATTTTTAATAGATGTAAACGGCCGGACAAATGAAGCGGTGGATCCTTATGCCGTTGCAGCTACAGCAAATAGTGAATACGGAGTTCTGATAAATCTTCATACAGTTTATGTTCATCCCCATGAAAAGCCACCTTTCCTTCAGCCAACGGATGCCGTTATTTACGAAATGCACGTTCGCGACTTTTCTATTCACCCTTCAAGCGGGATAGAAAAAAAAGGCACGTACCTAGCTGTTACTGAATCAAGCGGGCAGCCAGGCAAAACAACAGGTCTTCATTATTTAAAAGAGCTAGGAGTGACCCACCTTGAATTTCTTCCTATTAACGACTTTGGCGGAGTAGATGAATTAAACCCTCATGCTTCTTATAATTGGGGGTATAATCCATTGTTGTTTAATGTACCAGAAGGAGGCTACTCCGCTGACCCTTCAAATCCTGCCACTCGTATTGCTGAAGTGAAACAATTAATATCAACACTTCATCAACAGGGATTCCGTGTTATTATAGATGTAGTTTATAATCACGTATTTGTACGAGAGGAATCACCTTTTGAAAAAATTGTTCCGGGCTATTATTTTCGACATGATGAGTTTGGGATGCCTTCGAACGGGACGGGAGTAGGAAATGATTTTGCTTCTGAACGGAAAATGGCGCAAAAGTTTATTATCGATTCAGTATTGTTTTGGATAAAAGAGTACGACGTTGATGGGCTTCGCTTTGACCTCATGGGGATTTTAGATATAGAAACGATGAACATTATTCGGGAAAAAATAAATGAAATTGATTCTACTATTTTGGTGTTTGGCGAAGGCTGGGATTTAAATACTCCTATTCCCTATAATCAAAAAGCAATTATGGCGAATGCCCGCCAAACGCCTCAAATCGGCTATTTTAATGATCGCTTTCGAGATTCTGTAAAAGGAAGCACGTTTGATGTATATGAAAAAGGTTTTATCAGCGGAAGTATTCATCAAAAAGAGACCGTGCAATCTGTGATAGCGGGGAGCATTCTGGATAAAGAAGACAGCCGGGCTTTATTTATAAATCCAGCACAATCAGTTAATTACGTTGAATCACATGATAATCATACGCTGTGGGATAAGTTAACGAATTCAAATGGAGAAGAACACGAAGATACACGTAGAAGTCGTCACCGACTTGCTACTGCTATTGTACTTCTTTCGCAAGGCATACCGTTTCTTCATAGTGGTCAAGAGTTTTACCGCACTAAACAAGGCGTAGAGAACAGCTATAATTCACCCGATGATATTAATGCACTTGATTGGAATCGACGGATCAAATTTTCTCCTGACGTGAATTGGGTTCAAGAGCTGATTCGTATTCGCAAACAGCACGGTGCATTTCGCTTGGGAGATGCTTCAGCGATTAGGCAGCATATCTCTTTCCTAAATACGCCGCAATCCGTTATTGGCTATTGCTTATCAAACGTATTGGCTTACGGTCCGTGGAAGAATATTATTGTGTTTTTTAATCAAGGCCTAATGGAAGAAAAAGTAGTTTTGCCAGAAGGACCATGGAAAATAGCACTTGATCATTGTAAAGTATATAAAAATGGGTATCCTACTATAGAGGATAATGCTATAAACGTTTCAAAGCTTAGCGTTCTTATTTTATTTCAAACGTAA
- a CDS encoding phosphotransferase family protein codes for MEDILGSEWEITPAGGATGEAYFAKFQDRKLFLKRNSSPFLAVLSAEGIVPKLVWTRRMENGDVITAQHWLDGRELKPKDMNSSRVTELLSKIHHSNELLDMLKRLGKTPLLPEDVLADIVENVDERLQKESIVEQGISYLQAELLSVQTDKYVVCHCDVNHNNWMLGENTQLYLIDWDGAMIADPAIDLGLLLYWYINPSQWEEWLEHYGVELTENLKKRMKWYVISQTILFIEWHRSKNEHSEMNYWLEYLRILLVNDIQAQ; via the coding sequence TTGGAAGATATATTAGGAAGCGAATGGGAAATTACTCCTGCTGGCGGAGCGACAGGAGAAGCTTATTTTGCAAAATTTCAAGACCGAAAGCTTTTTTTAAAGCGTAATTCATCACCTTTTTTAGCAGTATTGTCAGCTGAAGGAATTGTACCGAAGCTCGTGTGGACAAGACGAATGGAAAATGGAGATGTGATCACAGCTCAGCACTGGCTAGATGGTCGAGAATTAAAACCAAAAGATATGAATTCGAGTCGAGTGACAGAATTGCTTAGTAAAATTCATCATTCAAACGAGTTATTAGATATGTTGAAAAGGTTGGGGAAAACACCGCTTCTTCCCGAAGACGTGCTAGCCGATATTGTAGAGAATGTGGACGAGCGACTTCAAAAAGAAAGTATTGTAGAGCAGGGAATCAGTTATTTACAAGCAGAGCTTCTGTCCGTTCAGACAGATAAATATGTTGTGTGTCATTGTGATGTGAACCACAATAACTGGATGCTTGGAGAGAATACGCAGCTATATTTAATCGACTGGGACGGAGCGATGATTGCAGATCCTGCTATTGATTTAGGTTTATTGCTTTATTGGTACATCAATCCATCTCAGTGGGAAGAATGGCTTGAGCATTATGGGGTTGAACTAACCGAGAACTTGAAAAAGAGAATGAAGTGGTATGTGATAAGTCAAACCATTTTATTCATTGAATGGCATCGTTCGAAAAATGAACATTCTGAAATGAATTACTGGCTTGAATATCTCCGGATTTTGCTCGTCAACGACATTCAAGCACAGTAG
- the thpR gene encoding RNA 2',3'-cyclic phosphodiesterase gives MKGDKHYFIGINVPVSIAHQAENWAKELIPFPFKQWTYSDDYHITLQFLGFLDDKKEKLITRLKEVASRHSSFSLQTGQYDVFGAYNKPRVLYVSLRPNDKLMNLQRDIQAVWEDLSGLYEKRPYRPHITIAKKWGGEAGLLEEQLRQTSIEEQFQVSSFALFEVHPASKPKYKKILSFSLQSQ, from the coding sequence ATGAAAGGCGATAAACATTATTTTATTGGAATCAACGTGCCTGTATCCATTGCACATCAGGCAGAAAATTGGGCAAAGGAATTAATACCTTTTCCTTTCAAACAATGGACATACTCTGACGATTATCATATAACGCTACAATTTTTAGGGTTTTTAGATGACAAAAAGGAAAAGCTGATTACGCGCTTAAAAGAAGTAGCCTCCCGTCATTCAAGTTTTTCGCTGCAGACAGGTCAGTACGATGTGTTCGGTGCGTATAACAAGCCTAGAGTGCTTTATGTAAGCCTTAGGCCAAATGATAAGCTTATGAATCTGCAAAGGGATATACAGGCCGTATGGGAAGATCTAAGCGGCCTGTACGAAAAACGTCCTTATCGTCCTCATATTACGATTGCAAAGAAGTGGGGAGGGGAAGCCGGACTTTTGGAAGAACAGTTAAGGCAAACGTCGATTGAAGAACAGTTTCAAGTAAGTTCGTTTGCCCTTTTTGAAGTTCATCCTGCTAGCAAACCTAAATATAAAAAAATACTATCTTTTTCCTTGCAGTCACAGTAG
- a CDS encoding pseudouridine synthase: protein MRLDKLLSTIGYGSRKEVKGLLKTGAVKVDGSAVKDAKVHVNPDEQEITVHGEAVSYREFVYFMLHKPQGVISATEDSLHETVLDLLELDDAVYDPFPVGRLDKDTEGLLLLTNDGQLAHQLLSPKKHVPKTYFAKINAPVTEEDAEAFRQGVTLDDGYVTKSAELKILTSGVESEIELTIVEGKFHQVKRMFEARGKKVTYLKRLSMGALLLDESLDLGEYRELTEEELALLQKSNA from the coding sequence ATGCGTTTGGATAAATTGCTTTCTACCATTGGGTACGGAAGCCGAAAAGAAGTTAAAGGTCTTTTAAAGACTGGAGCTGTTAAGGTAGACGGTTCAGCAGTTAAAGATGCTAAGGTCCACGTTAATCCAGATGAACAAGAAATCACTGTGCATGGCGAAGCCGTTTCTTACCGAGAATTTGTTTACTTTATGCTTCATAAGCCTCAAGGCGTCATATCAGCAACAGAAGATTCTCTTCATGAAACAGTTTTGGACTTACTTGAACTTGACGATGCTGTGTATGACCCATTTCCGGTAGGGCGTTTAGATAAAGATACAGAAGGGCTCTTGCTGCTGACGAATGACGGTCAGCTTGCACATCAGCTGCTATCTCCTAAAAAACACGTTCCTAAAACATATTTTGCAAAAATTAATGCACCGGTGACTGAAGAAGATGCTGAAGCATTTAGACAAGGTGTCACTCTTGATGATGGATATGTAACAAAATCAGCAGAGTTAAAGATACTAACAAGCGGTGTGGAATCAGAAATTGAATTAACGATCGTTGAAGGAAAATTTCATCAAGTGAAGCGTATGTTTGAAGCAAGAGGAAAAAAAGTAACGTATTTAAAACGTTTATCTATGGGAGCTTTGCTGTTAGACGAGTCATTAGATTTAGGAGAGTATAGGGAGTTAACGGAAGAAGAACTAGCTTTATTGCAAAAATCAAATGCCTAA
- the trmB gene encoding tRNA (guanosine(46)-N7)-methyltransferase TrmB encodes MRLRNKPWAKDKIAENPQYVVPNPAEYKGNWKEVFGSENPLHIEVGTGKGQFLVGMAKQNPHINYIGIEMYESVILSALERLIEEELPNLKLLNVDANQLSEFFAKNDVDRVYLNFSDPWPKKRHAKRRLTYKTFLSMYENLLVDGGEIHFKTDNQELFEYSLTSFSEYGLLLKYISLDLHKSDFEGNVMTEYEEKFSQKGSRIYRCEVKYLNEKD; translated from the coding sequence ATGAGATTACGAAACAAACCTTGGGCAAAAGATAAAATTGCTGAAAATCCCCAATACGTGGTTCCAAACCCAGCAGAGTATAAAGGGAACTGGAAAGAGGTTTTTGGAAGCGAAAATCCTCTCCATATTGAAGTAGGAACAGGAAAAGGCCAATTTTTAGTAGGGATGGCTAAACAAAATCCGCATATCAACTATATTGGAATTGAAATGTATGAAAGTGTCATCTTAAGTGCTCTAGAACGATTGATTGAAGAAGAGCTTCCAAATTTAAAGCTGTTGAATGTAGATGCTAACCAGCTTAGTGAGTTTTTTGCAAAAAATGACGTGGATCGCGTTTATCTCAATTTCTCTGATCCATGGCCAAAAAAGAGACATGCCAAACGCCGTTTGACATACAAAACGTTCTTAAGCATGTATGAAAACCTGCTGGTTGATGGTGGAGAAATTCACTTTAAAACAGATAATCAAGAGCTATTTGAATATTCATTGACAAGCTTTTCAGAATATGGGCTTCTTCTCAAATACATTAGCTTAGATTTGCATAAAAGCGATTTTGAAGGCAATGTTATGACGGAATATGAAGAGAAATTTTCACAAAAAGGCAGCCGTATTTACCGCTGTGAAGTAAAATACCTGAACGAAAAAGACTGA
- a CDS encoding YtnP family quorum-quenching lactonase gives METLTIGELKVTWLRGGNNHLDGGAMFGVVPKELWTKKYPISEGNRIPMRTDPLLVQTEKHLMLIDAGIGNGMLDEKKKRHFGVTEESFIAEDLQKLGFTCEDITHVIMTHLHFDHASGLTKCTNGHFSSVFPNAKIFVSEIEWNEMRNPNIRSKNTYWKQNWEFIQHQVITFSDKDEIVPGVTVHHTGGHSDGHAVVVLKGNNDILVHMGDLLPTHAHQNVLWVMAYDDYPMTSIEQKQQWLAYAYENQAWLSFYHDAFYRAVKWDNKGEIVDEIKRVHSASIQ, from the coding sequence ATGGAAACGTTAACAATAGGCGAGTTAAAAGTGACATGGCTTCGTGGAGGGAATAATCATTTAGACGGAGGAGCAATGTTTGGTGTTGTTCCAAAAGAGCTTTGGACAAAAAAATATCCTATCTCAGAAGGAAATCGAATTCCAATGAGGACTGATCCTTTGCTCGTTCAAACTGAAAAACACCTCATGTTAATTGATGCAGGTATAGGGAATGGTATGTTGGATGAGAAAAAAAAGCGTCATTTTGGTGTAACAGAAGAATCATTTATTGCTGAAGATTTACAAAAGTTAGGGTTTACGTGCGAAGATATTACTCATGTCATTATGACGCATCTTCACTTTGATCATGCGTCAGGCTTAACAAAGTGTACCAACGGACATTTTTCCTCTGTTTTTCCAAATGCAAAAATCTTTGTTAGTGAAATCGAGTGGAATGAAATGAGAAATCCTAATATACGTTCTAAAAATACGTATTGGAAACAAAATTGGGAATTTATTCAGCATCAAGTAATAACATTTAGCGATAAAGATGAAATTGTGCCTGGAGTAACGGTTCATCATACCGGCGGTCACAGCGATGGTCATGCTGTAGTTGTATTAAAAGGAAACAATGACATCTTAGTGCACATGGGCGATCTTTTGCCAACACATGCACATCAAAATGTCTTATGGGTAATGGCATATGATGATTATCCAATGACTTCGATTGAACAAAAGCAGCAGTGGCTAGCTTATGCCTATGAGAATCAAGCTTGGCTAAGTTTTTATCATGATGCTTTTTATCGAGCTGTAAAATGGGATAACAAAGGAGAAATAGTTGACGAAATTAAACGGGTGCATTCAGCGTCAATTCAATAA